The Antechinus flavipes isolate AdamAnt ecotype Samford, QLD, Australia chromosome 4, AdamAnt_v2, whole genome shotgun sequence genomic interval ATGTTCAAGGATTGATTCTTTAGAAACAGTACCACAAGTGTCATACCGCTCCCCCTCACCCCCAAAAAAGACAAGACacccaagaattctttttttcccctattattttAATACAGGCGGAACATTGAATAATTCCTTCACTTCAGCTCCTTCACAGCCAAACctagaaggaaggagacagaaagatgaGTCACTCAGCAGACAGACTTTTAGTCTAATTACCACTTCTGTCTAGAAACACTTAACATTTGTAGTGTAGCTAAGAGAAAAGTTGGCAAAGCTTAGAAAACATCAGTGGTCCCCAAAGATGTTTAATTTAAACAAGTGTTAAGACCAACTATGCTGAAACAATGGAAATGGGCCTACACATTTAGACTATAAGCAATTCCAATTAAGACACACAAGCTAAAGCTACACTGTCTTATTCTTCCTCAAGAGGAGAGCAAAGAGAGACAGGGTTCTAAAGGCTTCAGTTTAGCCCAGCCCTCTCATGAACCACTCTTCTGCTTTGGCCAACTAGAAGATCTTTACTCctattaagtattttatattccttaggcaagttatataaaatctatatccCCTAGTTCAGGCAGGTCCCAATACGCCAAAATGATGTAAAAGAGCTCTTTAAGTAGAGGTGTACAGTAAATAAATGAGTTTCTCCATAGTCCTTTgccaaatattattataatttacagATTGAGGCTAACACCTGTGCTTCTGattcatctaatttttttaaaaatggagtaaTAGTCTGTCAGCTTATACAGTACAGCTGAGAATCTCAATTCAAGTTAACCAGAAAGAGACAACAAGAGACTTCATGCCTTTGCTAAGGCAGACATAGCTGGTAAAGAATGCAATAATATCCAAAGGAGAAATATATCCATGACAATAATCCCTACATGTTAATAGGCCAACCTCCCAAGATGACATCGTGGGTAGAGTGctagtcctggattcaaatcccacctctgtaACCAAGGGCAAACTTAGACACCAACTTAAAACAGTTTGTGAATCCTTCATATTAAGATGTATTATTGTATCATGTGAAagacaaaatgagcaaacagcCACATTTATGTAGTTTGTTCAGGTCTGTAAAGCACTTCTCTTCACAATCAAACCATGTGTTAGGAAGAACTTAACCCTTCCCTTACTTGATCTTCTGACTCAGTCTGGGACTGCTCTACTGTTCTCTGTAGACAGCATGCACAATGACAAGTGACAAGATTCACCAGGACTTATCATGGAGTTGTTTATAGCACAAATCAAACTTGACAGTTCCCTAATAGCAAGTATCTTGGAAACACTACTTTATAATTTACTGTCAAAACACAATCTAGCATTCTCTCACTCTTGGTTGGCTTTTTTAGAAAATAGGttcccatttttgcttttgtgccCAAGACTTTTAAGTCAACTCACCAGGTGGCAAGGACTGTTTAAGTTTCTCTGCCTTTTCTTTGTCTGTGATGACCAATGTGTACAGGTACCTGCTGCATCGAACCTTAAACTTCACAttgtccttatttttcttgatcttGACAGCTACAAGAAAAAGGCCTCAAAATTACTGAGAGACATGACACAGGACAATACCAAAAGCAAAGGCAGCAATTTGGAGTTTGAGAAGGAAGCTAGATTGCCCACTATTTATCTTTCAAGATCAAATGCCTCATACATGGGACAGAACAGCAGGATTGTAGATTCATTTCCCTGGCCTTCACCAAAATGCAGCtctgatttttctaatattctcagGTCTATCCCCTATTTGAAGAGCAAAGTTTTTCGACAGAACCATATATCAAGTTTTAAGACAAAACCTCAAATTAAAGACTAAATCTGCTTGAAATCTTACAAATCCCCAACAGCTAGACTAATGGGAAAAGTGTCAGCACATTTCCATACATTCTAGAGGTACTTAAGATGGGTAGAATACATCTGTTTCTTCTGATGTGGTTAGAGTAATTCCATCAGAATACTCAAACTCTTTGTTTTACCCTTTTACAAATAGCATAGAAAAAAGCCCCTAGCTTAGCATTGCAAAAGCTGTTAGAATGCTAACAAGTAAGAAACAGGTGGTTAAGTACAGAATTTAGGTATTTGTGCCAAAGTACTCAAACACAACTGAATTAAGagaaaaagcacacacacacaaaattccaAAGGAAAACAGACTTACAATTAAATTAACTCAACTATCAAAACCTGTAACTTCATTTATTTGAACACTTTTAGAGGATATGAAATGTTACATACTGGTATTTGACAGGAAGCAGGACTCCAGTCATTTGAGGCCACAACCAAAATTTCATATAAATTCAGCAATCTAAATTTCCATGCAAATGAGCAAATTCTTACATCCCAACATCTCTACTGAACATTATATTTTGAACAACAGATGTACTCATAAAAATCTGAATGCCAAATGAATTTCTGCAAAATACCTTGTACACGAACAAGAGAATTCAAAAGTACTCATTAGTAACATATAA includes:
- the RPL38 gene encoding 60S ribosomal protein L38, with product MPRKIEEIKDFLLTARRKDAKSVKIKKNKDNVKFKVRCSRYLYTLVITDKEKAEKLKQSLPPGLAVKELK